The following nucleotide sequence is from Synechococcus sp. KORDI-52.
TTCGGACAGCTGCAGGCCGCTCAGGCTGGGGTCATAGCCGGTGAGGTAGGCCGCAACGGTGATCAGGAAGGTGATCAGCGTCACGATCAGGGCGTACCAGCGCACCTGCTTGCCGTCGCCTTGGTCGGGAACCAGCGGAACCAGAAGGGCTCCAACGATCGGCACCAGGATCGACAGGCTCAGCCATGGAACGGTGGCCTGCACCGGATCGCTGAGACCGGCGACTGCGAATTCGAACACGCTGTGATCCGATCCTCACTGGCTGGATCGTAGAAATCATGGGCGCTGTGTCATCACCTCGATAGGCGATGACACACATGTGTGATGGGCTCAAGCGATTGGACCGCCGATCACTCCGAAGAGAACCACCAGACCAATCACTCCAGCGAACACAATCAGCGCATAGAACTGGGCCCGTCCGGTCTCGAGATATTTGAGACCTTCGCCGCTGCCGAGGGTGAGCAGTCCGGTGAGGTTGACCACGCCGTCCACCACTTTGGCGTCCACCTCGAGAACCTCCCGCGCCAGTTTGCGGCTGCCCCGCACAAACAGCTTTTCGTTCACCACATCGAGATACCACTTATTGGCGAGGAAGGCATTCACCGCCGGGAAGCGTCCTGCCACCAGCTGCCCCAGATCGATCCGACGCAGGGCATAGGCCAGAACAGCCAGGGTGATGCCGGCAACGGAGATGGCCACGGAGGCGCCAGCCAGAGGCAGAAACTCGCCCCAGCTGAACTGTTCCGCCATTTCAAGGGCTTCCTCAGGATTCAACAGCTCTGCGAAGCGGCTGTTCCAGGGGGTGCCCAGCAGGCCAATCAGCACGGAAGGCACCGCCAGCACCGCCAGAGGGGCCGCCATGGGCCAGGCCGACTCATGCACGCTGCCCCCATGGGCATGGTGCTCGGAAGGATCCTTGCCGGCTGCGGTCAGCAGCTGGGCTTGTATGGCGGTGTCGTTGCCGCGGAACTCCCCTTCAAAGGTGAGGAAATAGAGGCGGAACATGTAGAAAGCGGTCATCCCTGCCGTCAGGAAGCCCACCACCCAGAGCAGGGGATAGCTGTTGAAGGCCTGGCCAAGAATTTCATCCTTGCTCCAGAAGCCGGCCAGGGGCGGAATGCCGCTGATGGCGATGCAGCCGATGAAGAAGGTGATCGAGGTGACGGGCATCTTCTTGCGCAGGCCGCCCATCAGGCGCATGTCCTGGGCGAGGACGGGCTCGTGGCCCACCACCTCCTCCATGGCATGGATGACGGAGCCTGATCCCAGGAACAACATCGCCTTGAAGAAGGCGTGGGTCACAAGGTGGAAGATGCCGGCGACCGGGGCACCGCAACCCATGGCCAGCATCATGTAGCCGAGCTGGGAAACGGTGCTGTAGGCCAGACCCTTCTTGAGGTCCATCTGGGTGAGGGCAATGGAGGCTCCCAGGAAGCAGGTGATCGTGCCAACGACGGCGATCACGGTTTGAACGACGGGGAACTGGGCGTAGAGGGGATCAAGGCGAGCCACCAGAAACACCCCTGCGGCAACCATCGTGGCGGCGTGAATTAAGGCTGAAATCGGCGTCGGGCCCTCCATGGCATCGGGCAGCCAGACGTGGAGGGGGAACTGGGCCGACTTGGCCATCGGACCCATGAACACCAGCAGGCAGAGCAGCAGCGCAGCCCATGGCGCCACCGTTCCAGTGCTCAGGCCGTTCTGCAGACCATCGGCGATTCCCTGGAAATCGAAGCTCCCGGTGGCCCAGAACAGGCCAAGGATGCCCAGCAGCAGGCCGAAGTCACCCACCCGGTTCACCACAAAGGCCTTCTGAGCAGCGTGGGCGGCACCGTCGCGGTCGTACCAGAAGCCCACCAGCAGATAGGAGCACATCCCCACCAGCTCCCAGAAGACGTAGATCTCGAGGAGATTGGGGCTGATGATCAACCCCAGCATCGAGCTGCTGAACAGCGCCAGGTAGGTGAAAAAGCGCACATAACCCTTGTCGTGAGCCATGTAGCCGTGGGAATACACCA
It contains:
- a CDS encoding NAD(P)H-quinone oxidoreductase subunit 5, with amino-acid sequence MPSAEELAWLIPVLPLFGAVLTGLGLISFNRTINRLRKPVALLLISCVGAAAALSYSILFNQLNGAPPVEHLFVWASAGSFVLPMGYVVDPLGAVMLALVTTIALLVLVYSHGYMAHDKGYVRFFTYLALFSSSMLGLIISPNLLEIYVFWELVGMCSYLLVGFWYDRDGAAHAAQKAFVVNRVGDFGLLLGILGLFWATGSFDFQGIADGLQNGLSTGTVAPWAALLLCLLVFMGPMAKSAQFPLHVWLPDAMEGPTPISALIHAATMVAAGVFLVARLDPLYAQFPVVQTVIAVVGTITCFLGASIALTQMDLKKGLAYSTVSQLGYMMLAMGCGAPVAGIFHLVTHAFFKAMLFLGSGSVIHAMEEVVGHEPVLAQDMRLMGGLRKKMPVTSITFFIGCIAISGIPPLAGFWSKDEILGQAFNSYPLLWVVGFLTAGMTAFYMFRLYFLTFEGEFRGNDTAIQAQLLTAAGKDPSEHHAHGGSVHESAWPMAAPLAVLAVPSVLIGLLGTPWNSRFAELLNPEEALEMAEQFSWGEFLPLAGASVAISVAGITLAVLAYALRRIDLGQLVAGRFPAVNAFLANKWYLDVVNEKLFVRGSRKLAREVLEVDAKVVDGVVNLTGLLTLGSGEGLKYLETGRAQFYALIVFAGVIGLVVLFGVIGGPIA